In one Siniperca chuatsi isolate FFG_IHB_CAS linkage group LG14, ASM2008510v1, whole genome shotgun sequence genomic region, the following are encoded:
- the LOC122888082 gene encoding myb/SANT-like DNA-binding domain-containing protein 2 isoform X2 → MPSSVKPPNVTFPPPPLSNRGNMAASSNAEHSPEISTPLKIPKTEVPSPESEDLSDSNQYHSNPSTPNRFSPLNVGSGTAGRTAASSSSNSFTACRGMSWTPSETNALIAVWGNERLTEARMQQLEVAGTVFSGKAPGPAMYERVSRALSELGYERTPSQCRERMKTLRRCYSRVKEHGIGKRKSSYTIEQLEKVFGQGGWDSQSCAPVLINSSGLYQEMESDGSTLEDFSQEDWCNQVLDSAFQEGDMETEEIQVPKNRALQIQAELSEQTQKRDMMQTVMRILESVQLKWEHFQTWTEFSRLHLSNKLAIFGVGYNTRWREDVRYHYAEISSQVPLGKRLREYFNPEKPEGRIIMTKVQKMNWKNVYYKFLDITISEARCLELHMEVDWNPVSQSRAAGCSKGTSHYLLPGDIPKAYGLYAIGYEAMSSSDTAQTSPQGDSEDHSLPQWESENGAQSQADGEGAGKGDRTGAKVTYCYLGIAEDRTIQQCLFQHFQGSGKHYVHGEPSTVTRFLQENCCGAVTSQDGEGGEDSSQRFSIYIKFIEVELDFLSAGSLVECLETAVGYSLKYNNRETS, encoded by the exons ATGCCTTCTAGCGTAAAGCCCCCGAACGTCAccttccctccccctccccttaGCAACAGAGGCAACATGGCGGCGTCCAGTAACGCGGAGCATTCTCCAGAGATATCGACGCCTTTAAAGATACCGAAAACCGAGGTGCCATCCCCCGAGTCGGAGGATTTGAGTGACAGTAATCAATACCACTCCAATCCCTCGACACCTAACCGCTTCTCGCCTTTGAACGTGGGCTCAGGGACCGCGGGCCGGACGGCGGCCTCATCCTCCTCCAACAGCTTCACGGCTTGCCGAGGGATGTCGTGGACCCCGTCTGAGACAAACGCCCTCATCGCGGTCTGGGGCAACGAGAGGCTGACGGAGGCGAGGATGCAGCAGCTGGAGGTCGCGGGCACCGTGTTCTCCGGTAAGGCCCCCGGTCCTGCCATGTACGAGCGGGTGTCCAGAGCCTTGTCGGAGCTTGGATATGAGAGGACCCCGTCCCAGTGCAGGGAGAGGATGAAG ACGCTGCGGCGCTGCTACAGCCGCGTGAAGGAGCATGGCATCGGCAAAAGGAAGAGCAGCTACACTATAGAGCAGCTGGAGAAGGTGTTTGGTCAGGGAGGCTGGGACTCCCAGAGTTGTGCCCCGGTGCTGATCAACAGCAGTGGGCTGTATCAGGAAATGGAGTCCGATGGCAGCACCCTGGAAGACTTCTCCCAGGAGGACTGGTGCAACCAGGTGCTAGACTCAGCCTTCCAGGAGGGAGACATGGAGACTG AAGAAATCCAGGTGCCTAAAAACAGAGCTCTGCAGATTCAAGCAGAGCTGTCAGAACAAACCCA AAAAAGAGACATGATGCAGACTGTGATGCGTATCCTTGAGTCAGTGCAGCTGAAATGGGAGCACTTCCAGACGTGGACTGAGTTCTCACGGCTGCACCTCTCCAACAAACTGGCCATCTTTGGCGTGGGCTACAACACGCGCTGGCGCGAGGACGTGCGTTACCACTACGCCGAAATCAGCTCGCAGGTGCCGCTGGGCAAGAGGCTTCGTGAGTACTTCAACCCAGAGAAGCCAGAGGGCCGCATCATCATGACCAAAGTTCAGAAGATGAACTGGAAGAATGTCTACTACAAGTTCCTGGACATTACCATCAGCGAGGCACGCTGCCTGGAGCTGCACATGGAGGTGGACTGGAACCCTGTATCCCAGTCCAGGGCAGCAGGCTGCAGCAAAGGCACCTCCCACTACCTCCTTCCTGGGGACATCCCCAAGGCGTATGGACTCTACGCAATTGGCTACGAGGCAATGTCGTCCTCTGACACCGCTCAGACCTCTCCCCAGGGTGATAGTGAAGACCATAGCTTACCTCAGTGGGAGTCAGAGAACGGGGCACAAAGTCAGGCTGATGGAGAAGGTGCAGGGAAAGGTGACAGGACTGGGGCTAAAGTCACTTACTGCTACCTAGGCATAGCTGAGGATAGGACCATACAGCAGTGTCTCTTCCAGCACTTTCAGGGCTCTGGCAAACACTATGTCCATGGTGAACCCTCCACTGTGACGCGTTTCCTGCAGGAGAACTGCTGCGGTGCCGTCACAAGTCAGGATGGGGAGGGAGGTGAAGACTCGTCTCAGCGTTTTTCCATTTACATAAAATTCattgaggtggagctggacttcCTCTCAGCAGGCTCCCTGGTGGAGTGCCTCGAAACTGCTGTTGGTTATTCCTTGAAATacaacaacagagaaacatCTTAA
- the LOC122888082 gene encoding myb/SANT-like DNA-binding domain-containing protein 2 isoform X1: MPSSVKPPNVTFPPPPLSNRGNMAASSNAEHSPEISTPLKIPKTEVPSPESEDLSDSNQYHSNPSTPNRFSPLNVGSGTAGRTAASSSSNSFTACRGMSWTPSETNALIAVWGNERLTEARMQQLEVAGTVFSGKAPGPAMYERVSRALSELGYERTPSQCRERMKTLRRCYSRVKEHGIGKRKSSYTIEQLEKVFGQGGWDSQSCAPVLINSSGLYQEMESDGSTLEDFSQEDWCNQVLDSAFQEGDMETGECASKQWTDSNKRHRNNGFELICVFVFSLEEIQVPKNRALQIQAELSEQTQKRDMMQTVMRILESVQLKWEHFQTWTEFSRLHLSNKLAIFGVGYNTRWREDVRYHYAEISSQVPLGKRLREYFNPEKPEGRIIMTKVQKMNWKNVYYKFLDITISEARCLELHMEVDWNPVSQSRAAGCSKGTSHYLLPGDIPKAYGLYAIGYEAMSSSDTAQTSPQGDSEDHSLPQWESENGAQSQADGEGAGKGDRTGAKVTYCYLGIAEDRTIQQCLFQHFQGSGKHYVHGEPSTVTRFLQENCCGAVTSQDGEGGEDSSQRFSIYIKFIEVELDFLSAGSLVECLETAVGYSLKYNNRETS, encoded by the exons ATGCCTTCTAGCGTAAAGCCCCCGAACGTCAccttccctccccctccccttaGCAACAGAGGCAACATGGCGGCGTCCAGTAACGCGGAGCATTCTCCAGAGATATCGACGCCTTTAAAGATACCGAAAACCGAGGTGCCATCCCCCGAGTCGGAGGATTTGAGTGACAGTAATCAATACCACTCCAATCCCTCGACACCTAACCGCTTCTCGCCTTTGAACGTGGGCTCAGGGACCGCGGGCCGGACGGCGGCCTCATCCTCCTCCAACAGCTTCACGGCTTGCCGAGGGATGTCGTGGACCCCGTCTGAGACAAACGCCCTCATCGCGGTCTGGGGCAACGAGAGGCTGACGGAGGCGAGGATGCAGCAGCTGGAGGTCGCGGGCACCGTGTTCTCCGGTAAGGCCCCCGGTCCTGCCATGTACGAGCGGGTGTCCAGAGCCTTGTCGGAGCTTGGATATGAGAGGACCCCGTCCCAGTGCAGGGAGAGGATGAAG ACGCTGCGGCGCTGCTACAGCCGCGTGAAGGAGCATGGCATCGGCAAAAGGAAGAGCAGCTACACTATAGAGCAGCTGGAGAAGGTGTTTGGTCAGGGAGGCTGGGACTCCCAGAGTTGTGCCCCGGTGCTGATCAACAGCAGTGGGCTGTATCAGGAAATGGAGTCCGATGGCAGCACCCTGGAAGACTTCTCCCAGGAGGACTGGTGCAACCAGGTGCTAGACTCAGCCTTCCAGGAGGGAGACATGGAGACTGGTGAGTGTGCTAGCAAGCAGTGGACAGATAGCAATAAAAGACACAGAAATAATGGGTTTGAactaatatgtgtgtttgttttctctctagAAGAAATCCAGGTGCCTAAAAACAGAGCTCTGCAGATTCAAGCAGAGCTGTCAGAACAAACCCA AAAAAGAGACATGATGCAGACTGTGATGCGTATCCTTGAGTCAGTGCAGCTGAAATGGGAGCACTTCCAGACGTGGACTGAGTTCTCACGGCTGCACCTCTCCAACAAACTGGCCATCTTTGGCGTGGGCTACAACACGCGCTGGCGCGAGGACGTGCGTTACCACTACGCCGAAATCAGCTCGCAGGTGCCGCTGGGCAAGAGGCTTCGTGAGTACTTCAACCCAGAGAAGCCAGAGGGCCGCATCATCATGACCAAAGTTCAGAAGATGAACTGGAAGAATGTCTACTACAAGTTCCTGGACATTACCATCAGCGAGGCACGCTGCCTGGAGCTGCACATGGAGGTGGACTGGAACCCTGTATCCCAGTCCAGGGCAGCAGGCTGCAGCAAAGGCACCTCCCACTACCTCCTTCCTGGGGACATCCCCAAGGCGTATGGACTCTACGCAATTGGCTACGAGGCAATGTCGTCCTCTGACACCGCTCAGACCTCTCCCCAGGGTGATAGTGAAGACCATAGCTTACCTCAGTGGGAGTCAGAGAACGGGGCACAAAGTCAGGCTGATGGAGAAGGTGCAGGGAAAGGTGACAGGACTGGGGCTAAAGTCACTTACTGCTACCTAGGCATAGCTGAGGATAGGACCATACAGCAGTGTCTCTTCCAGCACTTTCAGGGCTCTGGCAAACACTATGTCCATGGTGAACCCTCCACTGTGACGCGTTTCCTGCAGGAGAACTGCTGCGGTGCCGTCACAAGTCAGGATGGGGAGGGAGGTGAAGACTCGTCTCAGCGTTTTTCCATTTACATAAAATTCattgaggtggagctggacttcCTCTCAGCAGGCTCCCTGGTGGAGTGCCTCGAAACTGCTGTTGGTTATTCCTTGAAATacaacaacagagaaacatCTTAA